The following nucleotide sequence is from Deinococcota bacterium.
TGTCTTGAGATGGCTGTTTTGAGATGGCTGTTTTGGGAATGGTTTGAGGTGAGGCAGCCACGAAGCCGCCCATTCCCCACAAGCCCCTTTCATGGCTGCATCTACGCTGCATCTACACTGCATCTACACTGCATCTACACTGCATCACGGCTCCGGCTCTCTCCCTGCTGCAAGCAGGAGCGCCTCGGGGTCGTCGGCCATGACACCGTCTACCCCCAGAGCCAAGAGCTCGCGCACCCGCGCCGCCTCGTTGACGGTCCAGACGTTGACCATGAGCCCGCGCCGCCGCGCCCGCGTCATCAGCCCCTCGTCCACCTGCCCCTCGTTGGGGTGCAGGGCGTCGACGTGCAACAGAGCCGCCAGCACGCCTGGGAGCAGAAGGGGTAGCTTGGGCGCAAAGAGCAACGCGGTGCGGAGCTCGGGGGCCAGCAGCCTGACCTTGAGCAGGGACCAAACGTTGAAGCTCGAGACGAGCACGCGACTCGCCAGGCCAGAAGCCCGCACCTGCCGGACCACCTCCTGCTCGAGCCCGGCGGCGCGGAAGCCCTGGGCCTTGATCTCGAGGTTCAAGAGCCTGCCGGGATAGCGCCGCGCCAGCGCGAACAGCCCCCCCAGCGTCGGCATGGTCGCGTCCGCCCTCTGTAGCGCCTCCAGTTGTAGCGCCTCCAGGGTCAGCGACGTCACCCTCTCGCCCGAGGGCAGGTAAAGGTCGTGGTAGAGCACCAGCGCGCCGTCACGGCTCCTCTGCACGTCGAACTCGATGCCGTCCAGACCGGCCCCGAAGGCCGCCTCGAAGGCGGCCAGGCTGTTTTCCGGCAGCCGACCGCGCACACCGCGGTGGCCGATGAGCAGCGGCCGCCCGCGCGTCACCCCCGGGAGCGGCCGGGGCCACCAGGCGGGCCCAAACCAGACAAGCAGCAAGACCAGGAGCAGCAAGACCAGGAGCAGCAACGAGCTTCCCATTGCTCTCGAGCTTACCGCGCCGGGCTCGCGCGATCGGGAGACCGGATCATGCCGGTGATCGTGCCGGGTGATCGTGCTGGGTGATAGAGTGGCGCGTGCCCACCAAGGCGGCGGCTCAGAAGGTCCGAC
It contains:
- a CDS encoding glycerophosphodiester phosphodiesterase, giving the protein MGSSLLLLVLLLLVLLLVWFGPAWWPRPLPGVTRGRPLLIGHRGVRGRLPENSLAAFEAAFGAGLDGIEFDVQRSRDGALVLYHDLYLPSGERVTSLTLEALQLEALQRADATMPTLGGLFALARRYPGRLLNLEIKAQGFRAAGLEQEVVRQVRASGLASRVLVSSFNVWSLLKVRLLAPELRTALLFAPKLPLLLPGVLAALLHVDALHPNEGQVDEGLMTRARRRGLMVNVWTVNEAARVRELLALGVDGVMADDPEALLLAAGREPEP